In the genome of Mucilaginibacter defluvii, one region contains:
- the rlmB gene encoding 23S rRNA (guanosine(2251)-2'-O)-methyltransferase RlmB — translation MSFNSKPVRESNQMVFGIRAVIEAIRAGKEIESIYIQRGISGGLMSELKTLLTEYQLTAQQVPVEKLNRLTPKNHQGAVAFISPIVYQKIEDIIPEIFERGEVPLILVLDSITDVRNMGAIARTAECAGVHAIVVPAKGSAQINPDAIKTSAGALYKIPVCRHANLLQTVRFIQESGLQLVCCTEKTNDYLYKPDYTAPTAIIMGSEEDGIRNEIIRISDHLAKIPMFGEIESLNVSVSAGIIIYEAVRQRNA, via the coding sequence ATGTCGTTCAATTCAAAACCTGTTAGAGAGAGTAACCAGATGGTGTTTGGCATACGTGCCGTAATTGAGGCCATACGAGCAGGTAAGGAAATTGAATCAATATATATTCAGCGCGGAATAAGCGGCGGATTGATGAGCGAACTAAAAACGCTGCTTACTGAATACCAGCTTACCGCCCAGCAGGTGCCGGTTGAAAAGCTTAACCGCCTTACCCCGAAAAATCATCAGGGCGCCGTCGCCTTTATATCACCGATTGTTTATCAGAAGATAGAAGACATTATACCCGAGATATTTGAAAGGGGAGAGGTGCCGCTGATACTGGTGCTTGACAGCATTACCGACGTGCGTAACATGGGCGCTATTGCCCGTACTGCCGAATGTGCAGGGGTGCACGCCATTGTGGTGCCCGCCAAAGGTTCGGCGCAGATAAACCCTGATGCTATTAAGACGTCTGCAGGGGCATTGTATAAAATACCGGTTTGCCGCCATGCTAATCTTTTGCAAACCGTAAGATTTATCCAGGAATCGGGCCTGCAGCTGGTTTGTTGCACCGAAAAAACTAACGACTATCTATACAAACCCGATTACACGGCCCCAACGGCTATTATCATGGGTTCTGAAGAAGACGGCATCCGTAACGAGATCATCCGCATATCAGACCATCTAGCCAAAATACCCATGTTCGGCGAAATAGAATCACTTAACGTAAGTGTGTCCGCAGGTATAATTATTTATGAGGCGGTGAGGCAACGAAATGCTTAG
- a CDS encoding D-alanine--D-alanine ligase: MSAKNVALLAGGYTGEYEVSINSAKNIAANLDPEKYKVYTILVDRNRWLHETATGSVDVDKNDFSITLDGKKIKFDFAFITIHGTPGEDGKMQGYLDMLGVPYNTCDATTSAISMNKAYTKALVQGIHGLHTAKSIKLFKNDVHDVATIAATLKFPLFIKPNNGGSSVGMSKVYNAAALPAALEKAFHEDDQILIEEFIQGREFSIGIARLNGKVTVLPATEIISSKDFFDYEAKYTPGVTNEVTPADLTSEQNQLVASIVKDVYSRLNCRGMVRIDFIIQEGTGDFYFIEVNTTPGQSANSLIPQQVRAMGMQLSDFYGLLIEGAL, from the coding sequence ATGTCAGCAAAAAACGTAGCACTTTTGGCCGGCGGTTATACCGGCGAATACGAAGTTTCAATTAACAGCGCAAAAAACATAGCGGCTAACCTCGATCCTGAAAAGTATAAGGTGTATACTATTTTGGTTGACAGAAACCGCTGGCTGCATGAAACGGCTACCGGCAGTGTTGATGTGGATAAAAATGATTTCAGCATTACTCTTGACGGCAAAAAGATAAAGTTTGATTTTGCTTTTATTACCATACATGGTACGCCGGGCGAGGACGGCAAAATGCAAGGCTACCTGGACATGCTGGGCGTACCTTATAATACTTGCGATGCCACTACATCGGCAATATCAATGAACAAAGCCTACACCAAGGCTTTGGTGCAAGGCATACACGGTTTGCACACGGCTAAGTCTATCAAACTATTTAAAAACGATGTGCATGACGTAGCTACTATTGCCGCCACGTTAAAGTTCCCGCTGTTTATCAAACCAAATAATGGCGGTAGCAGCGTGGGCATGAGTAAGGTATATAACGCAGCCGCGTTACCTGCCGCATTGGAGAAAGCTTTTCATGAGGACGACCAGATCCTGATCGAGGAGTTTATACAGGGCCGTGAGTTCAGCATCGGTATTGCCCGCCTAAACGGAAAAGTAACCGTGCTGCCCGCTACAGAGATCATCAGCTCAAAAGATTTTTTTGATTACGAAGCCAAATATACCCCAGGAGTCACTAACGAAGTTACTCCTGCCGACCTGACCAGTGAGCAGAACCAATTGGTTGCCAGCATTGTAAAGGATGTTTATAGCCGCCTTAACTGCCGCGGCATGGTGCGTATTGATTTTATTATACAGGAAGGCACCGGCGATTTCTATTTTATCGAAGTGAATACCACACCCGGCCAAAGCGCCAACAGCCTGATACCGCAACAGGTGCGCGCTATGGGCATGCAGTTAAGTGATTTTTATGGTTTATTGATCGAGGGCGCTTTGTAA
- a CDS encoding rhodanese-like domain-containing protein — MSKTNISAIELLEFIKSGKQPVLIDVREKIEFHTYNIGGINMPLARLADYIKDAEYNKNDEIVVVCKAGLRSRTAQVLLQQQGYTNVLNLTGGLIAIQKINNSL; from the coding sequence ATGAGCAAAACTAATATCAGCGCCATTGAATTGCTGGAGTTTATTAAAAGTGGAAAACAGCCGGTATTGATTGATGTGCGCGAAAAGATAGAGTTTCATACCTATAACATCGGTGGCATCAATATGCCTTTGGCCCGTCTTGCTGATTATATTAAGGACGCAGAATACAACAAAAACGATGAGATAGTTGTTGTGTGCAAAGCCGGGCTCCGTAGTCGTACAGCGCAGGTATTATTGCAGCAGCAGGGCTACACAAACGTGTTGAACTTAACAGGCGGATTGATCGCCATTCAAAAAATTAATAATTCGTTATAA
- a CDS encoding acyl-CoA thioesterase yields the protein MYKTFESELRVRPDDIDMYQHVHNSKYFDYVLAARYDQMDQNYGMSMETFIERGFGWLVQTVHINYKRALKMGDTLLVRTGIEDIGTRNCRVKFSIINKATGKESCDGWFDFVLIDLSTNRGVPIPDDIIAHYTSFTA from the coding sequence ATGTACAAAACCTTTGAATCCGAACTACGGGTAAGGCCCGACGATATAGATATGTACCAACATGTACACAACAGCAAGTATTTTGACTATGTATTGGCTGCCCGTTACGATCAGATGGACCAGAATTACGGCATGAGCATGGAAACGTTTATAGAACGTGGCTTTGGCTGGCTGGTGCAAACCGTACACATCAACTATAAACGGGCCTTAAAAATGGGCGACACTCTTTTGGTTCGCACTGGTATTGAAGACATCGGCACCCGCAACTGCCGGGTAAAATTCAGCATAATTAATAAAGCCACCGGTAAAGAAAGCTGCGACGGTTGGTTTGATTTTGTGTTGATAGACCTGAGCACAAATCGCGGTGTACCTATTCCGGATGATATCATAGCGCATTACACAAGTTTTACAGCCTAA
- a CDS encoding basic secretory protein-like protein, which translates to MKKIILIALTVVVFTAVNSLAGGIDTLKKNGYTLIVSGNDENFDKELTQKLINTFFEVYPKLAKEYNKNTDKVVTFFIDTAYHGVAATGDGKVVFSAEYMAKHKTDIDVVTHEVMHIVQGYGETNGPWWVTEGIADYARYKFGVANEAGNWRLPEFKATQNFDNSYRVTARFLAWIEAKVKKGTVKKLDDVMRKHAYNDNTWKEITGYTVEDLWKKYAANPAI; encoded by the coding sequence ATGAAAAAAATAATCTTAATCGCATTAACAGTCGTAGTTTTTACCGCTGTAAACAGCTTAGCAGGCGGTATCGACACATTAAAGAAGAACGGCTACACGCTTATTGTTTCGGGCAACGACGAAAATTTTGATAAGGAGCTTACCCAAAAACTTATTAATACATTTTTTGAGGTTTACCCCAAACTGGCTAAAGAGTACAACAAGAATACTGATAAGGTAGTAACATTTTTTATTGATACCGCTTACCATGGCGTAGCGGCAACCGGCGATGGCAAGGTAGTATTCAGCGCGGAGTACATGGCCAAGCATAAAACGGACATTGATGTGGTAACGCACGAGGTGATGCACATTGTGCAAGGTTATGGCGAAACCAATGGCCCATGGTGGGTAACCGAAGGTATTGCCGATTACGCCCGCTATAAATTCGGCGTGGCCAATGAGGCTGGTAACTGGAGATTACCGGAGTTTAAAGCCACTCAGAATTTCGATAACAGCTACCGCGTTACCGCCCGTTTTTTAGCCTGGATAGAAGCCAAAGTTAAAAAGGGCACCGTTAAAAAACTGGATGATGTAATGCGCAAACATGCCTATAATGATAATACCTGGAAAGAGATAACAGGTTACACCGTTGAGGATTTGTGGAAGAAATATGCGGCAAATCCGGCTATATAG
- a CDS encoding mannose-1-phosphate guanylyltransferase, producing MNSNYYAIIMAGGIGSRFWPISRTSHPKQFIDILGTGKTLIQNTYDRFLKICPKENIYVVTNESYAGLVKEQLPDMGDNQILTEPVMRNTAPCVAYGCFKIESLNPDAAIVVAPSDHLILDEAAFVNAIEKSLETASEHQCLVTLGIKPSRPDTGYGYIQYTENAINGDFHKVKTFTEKPNLELARTFLQSGDFLWNAGIFVWSAKAIVKAFNSYLPDMFDIFAEARSVYNTDDERRHVSNAYQRCTNISIDYGIMEKADNVYVLPSEFGWSDLGTWASIYELSNKDYVGNAVIPAEKVIMYDSSNCMVNVPDEKLVILQGLHDYIVVESNNTLLICPRDQEQNVKQVVADVKQKFGTKYI from the coding sequence ATGAACAGTAACTACTATGCCATAATTATGGCCGGCGGCATCGGAAGCCGTTTTTGGCCGATAAGCAGAACTTCTCATCCTAAGCAATTTATTGACATATTAGGTACCGGAAAAACACTTATACAAAACACTTACGATCGTTTTTTAAAAATCTGCCCGAAGGAAAATATTTACGTTGTAACCAATGAAAGCTATGCAGGCCTGGTAAAGGAACAACTGCCTGACATGGGCGATAACCAGATACTGACCGAACCCGTAATGCGCAATACAGCCCCTTGCGTGGCGTATGGCTGTTTTAAAATAGAATCACTTAACCCGGATGCCGCCATTGTGGTAGCCCCTTCGGATCACCTGATACTTGATGAAGCCGCTTTTGTGAATGCTATTGAGAAATCACTTGAAACAGCATCTGAACACCAGTGCCTGGTAACCCTGGGTATTAAACCCTCAAGGCCTGATACCGGTTACGGATACATCCAATACACAGAAAATGCTATTAACGGTGATTTTCATAAAGTAAAAACCTTTACCGAGAAGCCTAACCTGGAGCTCGCCCGCACCTTTTTGCAAAGCGGCGATTTCTTATGGAACGCAGGCATTTTCGTATGGTCCGCAAAGGCGATTGTTAAGGCATTTAACAGCTATCTGCCAGACATGTTCGACATATTTGCCGAGGCCCGCTCCGTTTACAATACTGACGATGAACGCAGGCATGTAAGCAACGCTTATCAACGCTGTACCAATATATCTATTGATTACGGCATTATGGAAAAAGCGGATAACGTGTACGTACTGCCTTCGGAGTTCGGATGGTCTGACCTGGGTACCTGGGCTTCGATATACGAGCTTTCGAACAAAGACTATGTGGGCAACGCCGTTATCCCGGCCGAAAAGGTGATCATGTACGATTCATCAAACTGCATGGTGAATGTGCCCGACGAAAAGCTGGTTATTTTACAGGGACTGCATGATTATATCGTGGTAGAATCAAACAACACCCTGCTGATCTGTCCGCGCGACCAGGAGCAAAACGTTAAACAGGTTGTAGCCGACGTGAAGCAAAAATTCGGAACGAAATATATTTAG
- the recQ gene encoding DNA helicase RecQ: METKKSLFDNLQNFFGFDNFKGDQEAIITNILAGRDTFVIMPTGGGKSMCYQLPALMSEGTAIVISPLIALMKNQVDQLRAFGGSDSIAHFLNSSLTKAEIARVKEDVLAGKTKLLYVAPESLTKQENIDFLRLNHVSFVSVDEAHCISEWGHDFRPEYRKIRQVISNIGENIPIIALTATATPKVQHDIQKNLQMNNATVFKSSFNRTNLFYEVRAKRNVIKEIVKFVKQNAGKSGIVYCLSRKKVEEVAEVLNLNGVRALPYHAGLDAKVRADTQDKFLMEDVDVIVATIAFGMGIDKPDVRYVIHHDVPKSMEGYYQETGRAGRDGGEGVCVAFYSQKDIDKLQKFMKDKPVSEREIGTQILKEVIDYAESSVCRRKQILHYFGEHFDESGCSCMCDNCSAPKTYFDAETHLHKALSLIKHLGEKFDDRYIIDILIGADNPQIRNYGHDEPPYFNSGKEDGENIWSSVLRQALLDDFLSKDIDQYGLLRLTEKGASFIDNPFSIRFLVNRVIENTDDEDGEDGPKQGGGALDTQLLQMLKDLRKKIAKQKNLPPFVIFQDPSLEEMCTHYPVSIDELKQISGVGAGKAMKFGAPVIELIKKYVEDNDIDRPVDMVIKSAANKSALKVYIIQNIDRHLNLEDIAASKGLTYEEILREVESIVNSGTKLNLDYYIDEVMDEDKQDEVFDYFKTAEVDSIDNALAELGPDDYTYEEVQLMRIKFMSELGN; encoded by the coding sequence ATAGAGACTAAAAAGTCGCTTTTCGATAATCTCCAGAATTTTTTCGGATTTGATAATTTTAAGGGCGACCAGGAGGCAATTATTACCAATATATTAGCCGGGAGGGATACGTTTGTTATAATGCCTACAGGTGGTGGTAAATCAATGTGTTACCAGCTGCCCGCACTCATGAGCGAGGGAACCGCCATTGTTATTTCGCCACTTATCGCTTTAATGAAGAACCAGGTTGACCAGCTTCGTGCTTTCGGCGGTTCTGACAGTATTGCGCATTTCCTTAATTCATCATTAACCAAGGCTGAAATAGCCCGGGTTAAAGAGGATGTATTGGCCGGCAAAACCAAGCTTTTATACGTAGCGCCGGAATCGTTAACCAAACAGGAAAATATAGATTTTTTACGCCTCAACCATGTATCGTTTGTATCGGTTGATGAGGCGCACTGTATATCAGAGTGGGGGCATGATTTTCGCCCCGAATACCGTAAGATCAGGCAGGTGATCAGCAATATTGGCGAGAATATCCCGATCATTGCGCTTACTGCTACGGCCACACCAAAGGTGCAGCACGATATTCAGAAGAACCTGCAGATGAACAACGCTACGGTCTTCAAGTCATCATTTAACCGTACCAACCTTTTTTACGAGGTACGCGCCAAGCGCAACGTAATCAAGGAAATTGTAAAGTTTGTAAAGCAGAACGCCGGTAAATCGGGCATTGTATATTGCCTGAGCCGTAAAAAGGTTGAAGAGGTTGCCGAGGTACTTAACCTTAACGGGGTACGCGCCCTTCCTTACCATGCCGGGCTTGATGCCAAGGTGCGTGCCGATACGCAGGATAAATTCCTGATGGAGGATGTGGACGTGATAGTGGCAACCATAGCCTTCGGTATGGGTATTGACAAACCCGATGTGCGCTACGTAATACACCACGATGTGCCCAAGAGCATGGAGGGTTACTATCAGGAAACCGGCAGGGCAGGCCGCGATGGCGGCGAAGGCGTTTGCGTGGCGTTCTACTCGCAAAAAGACATTGATAAACTGCAGAAGTTTATGAAAGATAAGCCGGTATCTGAGCGTGAAATAGGCACCCAGATATTGAAGGAAGTAATTGATTACGCTGAGTCATCAGTATGCCGCCGTAAGCAGATATTGCATTATTTTGGTGAGCATTTTGATGAAAGTGGCTGCAGCTGCATGTGCGACAATTGCAGTGCGCCCAAAACTTACTTTGATGCAGAAACGCATTTGCATAAAGCGCTCAGCTTGATTAAACACCTGGGCGAAAAGTTTGATGACCGTTATATCATTGACATTTTAATTGGTGCCGATAACCCGCAGATACGTAATTACGGGCATGATGAGCCACCTTATTTCAATTCAGGAAAAGAAGACGGCGAGAACATCTGGAGCTCGGTTTTAAGGCAGGCTTTGCTTGACGATTTCTTGTCAAAAGATATTGACCAGTATGGTTTGTTAAGGCTTACCGAAAAAGGTGCCAGTTTTATTGACAATCCATTCAGCATACGCTTTTTAGTGAACCGCGTTATTGAAAATACTGATGATGAGGACGGTGAGGACGGCCCTAAGCAGGGTGGTGGCGCGTTAGATACGCAGCTGCTGCAAATGCTGAAAGATCTGCGTAAAAAAATTGCCAAGCAGAAAAACCTGCCGCCGTTCGTGATTTTCCAGGATCCGTCATTAGAGGAAATGTGTACGCATTACCCGGTATCTATCGACGAGTTGAAACAAATATCGGGTGTAGGCGCCGGTAAGGCCATGAAGTTTGGCGCGCCGGTTATCGAGCTGATCAAGAAATATGTTGAGGATAACGATATTGACCGCCCGGTTGATATGGTGATCAAAAGCGCGGCTAACAAGTCGGCATTAAAGGTTTATATTATTCAGAATATAGACAGGCATCTTAACCTTGAGGATATTGCCGCTTCAAAGGGTTTAACTTACGAAGAAATATTGCGCGAGGTGGAATCAATAGTAAACTCGGGCACCAAACTTAACCTAGACTATTACATTGATGAGGTAATGGACGAGGATAAGCAGGATGAGGTATTTGATTACTTTAAAACTGCCGAAGTTGATTCGATTGATAACGCGCTGGCAGAATTAGGGCCCGATGATTATACTTACGAAGAAGTACAGCTGATGCGCATTAAATTCATGTCAGAGCTGGGTAACTAA
- a CDS encoding TIGR03915 family putative DNA repair protein: MTTTLVYDGTFEGLLTAVFEVYEHKLQFVKLVKGELHNTALFDSLMQIITDESRYGRVLKGLQKKLSASGMQRLYVAHLSGIDDADAAVLGYIRYVFDAEQNIEEDYGNRYVMRVSELVKMMRREKHRMEAFVRFQKLQDGLFYSVIEPDFNVLPMLIRHFKNRYADQKWMIYDLKRKYGIYYDLHQVEYMEMDFTEGQGAGNVINSFTDDEDGYQHLWKNYFKSVNIASRKNTKLHIRHIPKRYWKHLTEKI, translated from the coding sequence ATGACAACCACTTTAGTTTACGATGGTACGTTTGAAGGATTGCTTACTGCGGTGTTTGAAGTATATGAGCATAAATTACAGTTCGTAAAACTGGTAAAAGGCGAATTGCACAACACGGCATTGTTTGATAGTTTGATGCAAATAATTACCGATGAATCGCGATACGGGCGGGTATTAAAGGGTTTGCAAAAAAAACTATCGGCCAGCGGGATGCAGCGTTTGTATGTAGCGCATCTATCGGGCATTGATGATGCCGACGCAGCGGTTTTAGGTTATATACGCTATGTGTTTGACGCGGAGCAAAACATAGAGGAAGATTACGGCAACCGCTATGTAATGCGCGTATCAGAACTTGTAAAAATGATGCGCCGCGAAAAGCACCGTATGGAAGCCTTTGTACGTTTCCAAAAATTGCAGGATGGCTTGTTCTATTCCGTTATCGAACCTGACTTTAACGTGCTGCCCATGCTGATCCGCCATTTTAAAAACCGTTATGCCGATCAAAAGTGGATGATCTACGATCTGAAAAGAAAATATGGCATCTATTACGATCTGCACCAGGTAGAATATATGGAGATGGATTTTACTGAAGGGCAGGGGGCAGGCAACGTCATCAATTCATTTACTGATGATGAGGATGGCTATCAGCATTTATGGAAAAATTATTTTAAAAGCGTAAATATTGCATCCCGCAAAAATACCAAGCTGCACATCAGGCACATCCCTAAACGGTATTGGAAACATTTAACTGAAAAGATTTAA
- the mltG gene encoding endolytic transglycosylase MltG: MDQQQKPASGGFKKFIIAFILLVIVGLGATGIFYYLRFFGPNVTDNEEYLYIKTGSTFNDVYNTIKEQHIVKDTFAFAATAQSMEYPAKVKPGKYRLKGGMGNRAFINMLKAGNQEPVKLTIRGLRLKTQFAAFVSKQLEPDSLSIISLLDSVKYVEKFGLTTDNVYVMFLPNTYEFYWNTSADKFMDKMYAYYNEFWTPERKAKAQALNLTPAQVSILASIVDWEALHDDEMPTIAGLYLNRLRTGKKLQADPTVIFATGDFTIKRVLNRHLVTNSPYNTYLHEGLPPGPVMMPSVNAIKAVLDPQKTDYIFMCAKEDFSGYHNFAITEAEHLKNARRFQQALNERNIKR, from the coding sequence ATGGATCAGCAGCAAAAACCGGCTTCGGGCGGGTTTAAGAAGTTTATCATCGCATTTATATTGTTGGTTATAGTTGGCCTGGGTGCTACAGGTATATTTTATTACCTGCGCTTTTTTGGCCCCAACGTTACCGATAACGAAGAGTATCTGTACATCAAAACGGGTTCAACGTTTAACGATGTATATAACACCATTAAGGAGCAGCATATTGTTAAGGATACTTTCGCATTCGCCGCAACGGCGCAAAGCATGGAATATCCGGCCAAGGTAAAACCAGGTAAATATCGTTTGAAGGGCGGCATGGGTAACCGCGCGTTTATCAATATGCTGAAAGCCGGAAACCAGGAACCGGTAAAGCTTACCATACGCGGGTTACGCTTAAAAACACAGTTCGCCGCTTTTGTATCAAAGCAACTCGAACCCGACTCACTATCCATAATCAGTTTATTAGACTCTGTCAAATACGTTGAGAAGTTCGGCCTGACTACTGATAACGTTTACGTAATGTTCCTGCCAAATACCTATGAGTTTTACTGGAATACATCAGCTGATAAATTCATGGATAAGATGTATGCCTATTACAATGAATTTTGGACACCCGAGCGCAAGGCTAAAGCCCAGGCGCTTAATTTGACTCCCGCGCAGGTATCTATATTGGCATCAATAGTAGATTGGGAAGCCCTGCACGATGATGAAATGCCGACTATAGCTGGTTTATACCTCAACAGGTTACGTACGGGTAAAAAATTACAGGCTGATCCTACGGTGATATTTGCCACCGGAGACTTTACAATTAAGCGTGTGCTTAACCGCCACTTGGTTACCAATTCTCCTTATAACACTTATCTGCACGAGGGATTGCCTCCGGGACCGGTTATGATGCCGTCGGTAAACGCAATCAAGGCAGTTCTTGACCCGCAAAAGACCGATTATATTTTTATGTGCGCAAAAGAAGATTTTTCGGGCTATCATAACTTCGCTATTACTGAGGCGGAGCATTTGAAGAACGCGCGCCGTTTTCAGCAGGCACTTAACGAAAGGAACATCAAAAGATAA
- the dnaB gene encoding replicative DNA helicase: MIPDNENQFNKPSTNERRSRFSAGNAYSGLGKLPPQALDLEEAVLGALMLEKDALSSVIDILKPEVFYKDAHQKIFQAIRILFEKTSPVDILTVTAHLRAQGELEMIGGAYYITELTNRVASAANIEYHARIIIQKYIQRELIRISTDVINSAYEDTTDVLDLLDKAEKNLFDIAQNNLRRDSRKMDDLMHEALRDIEALKDKTDGLTGVASGFTDLDRMTSGWQKSDLVIIAARPAMGKTAFVLSCARNAAVDFDKPVVVFSLEMSSVQLVNRLISGEAQIEQEKIRKGNLEPWEWEQIHSKVRKLEQATIIIDDTPALNIFEFRAKCRRLKAQHDIQLIIIDYLQLMHGKNDGKGGNREQEIGSISRALKSVAKELNVPVIALSQLSRAVESRPGGSKRPMLSDLRESGSIEQDADMVLFLYRPEYYGLDVDEDNNPTQGVGEVIIAKHRNGETGRVRLKFVGKYVKFTNLEDDNDFGMGANNAFAGLTPSQGFDNPNASNFIIRPSRMDDMDDEAPF; encoded by the coding sequence ATGATCCCCGATAACGAAAACCAATTTAACAAGCCGAGTACTAACGAAAGAAGAAGCCGGTTTTCTGCCGGAAACGCTTACAGCGGATTGGGCAAACTGCCGCCGCAGGCGCTTGACCTTGAGGAGGCCGTATTGGGTGCGCTGATGCTTGAAAAGGATGCATTGTCATCTGTTATTGATATTTTAAAACCGGAAGTTTTTTATAAGGACGCTCACCAGAAAATTTTCCAGGCGATACGCATTTTGTTTGAGAAAACATCGCCGGTTGATATCCTGACCGTTACCGCCCATTTACGCGCCCAAGGCGAGCTGGAGATGATTGGCGGCGCATATTACATTACCGAGCTTACCAACCGTGTTGCTTCGGCAGCCAATATTGAGTACCACGCCCGTATTATTATTCAGAAGTACATACAACGTGAACTGATCCGTATATCTACAGATGTAATTAATAGCGCTTACGAGGACACGACGGACGTGCTTGACCTGTTAGATAAAGCTGAAAAGAACCTGTTTGATATAGCGCAAAATAACCTTCGCCGCGACTCGCGTAAAATGGACGACCTGATGCATGAGGCCCTGCGCGACATTGAAGCCCTGAAAGATAAAACCGATGGCCTTACCGGTGTGGCATCAGGCTTTACAGATCTTGATCGCATGACCTCGGGCTGGCAAAAATCAGATTTGGTTATTATAGCGGCACGCCCGGCAATGGGTAAAACGGCATTCGTGTTAAGCTGCGCGCGTAACGCGGCAGTTGATTTTGATAAACCTGTAGTGGTTTTTTCATTGGAGATGTCGTCGGTTCAGTTGGTTAACCGTTTGATATCCGGCGAGGCCCAAATTGAGCAGGAAAAAATACGTAAAGGTAACCTGGAGCCCTGGGAATGGGAGCAGATACACAGCAAGGTACGCAAGCTTGAACAAGCTACCATTATTATTGACGATACACCCGCACTTAACATATTCGAATTCAGGGCTAAATGCCGCCGGTTAAAAGCCCAGCACGATATCCAGCTGATCATCATCGACTACCTGCAGCTGATGCACGGTAAAAACGATGGTAAGGGCGGTAACCGTGAGCAGGAGATTGGTAGTATATCAAGGGCGCTTAAATCAGTAGCTAAAGAACTGAATGTACCGGTAATCGCACTTTCGCAATTGAGCCGTGCGGTTGAGAGCCGTCCGGGCGGGTCAAAAAGACCAATGCTATCTGACTTGCGTGAGTCCGGTTCAATTGAGCAGGACGCGGATATGGTACTCTTCCTTTACCGTCCGGAGTACTACGGCCTGGACGTGGATGAAGACAACAACCCAACGCAAGGTGTAGGCGAGGTAATCATCGCTAAGCACCGTAACGGCGAAACCGGCCGCGTGCGCCTTAAATTTGTGGGCAAGTACGTTAAGTTTACCAACCTGGAGGATGATAACGACTTTGGTATGGGCGCTAACAACGCCTTTGCCGGCCTTACCCCGTCGCAAGGTTTTGACAACCCGAATGCAAGTAATTTCATCATCCGCCCGTCACGCATGGATGATATGGATGACGAAGCACCTTTTTAA
- a CDS encoding PASTA domain-containing protein: MSKFGAYIKSASFGKTLLFAAGTVLAVVLIAFFSLSYYTRHGSGIPVPKLKGMNIDRAIQLLNEQGFEYKIDSAYIADQPPGTVIEQDPDPETNVKEGRVIYLTIVTTQAPMVSLPDMEQNNYREALATLANYGLKLGDTSYRSDIARDRVLEVRFGGKVIGPGTKLPKGSSVDLVLGDGQGASEVDIPDLLNQDLDAARFAIKGAGLTLGTVTYEGTITDSSNVIIVAQSPMPTDSASKTSIGTRINVTVSQGNATPLPSDEQN, from the coding sequence ATGAGTAAATTTGGTGCATATATAAAATCAGCTTCTTTTGGTAAAACACTGCTATTTGCAGCAGGCACGGTACTGGCTGTGGTGTTGATAGCCTTTTTTAGCTTAAGTTACTATACACGGCATGGTTCGGGCATACCGGTGCCTAAGTTAAAGGGCATGAATATCGACCGGGCTATCCAGCTTTTAAATGAACAGGGCTTTGAGTACAAAATTGATTCGGCTTACATAGCTGATCAGCCGCCGGGCACCGTTATTGAACAGGACCCTGACCCGGAAACCAATGTTAAAGAGGGTAGGGTGATCTATCTTACTATAGTTACCACGCAGGCACCAATGGTTTCGTTACCTGATATGGAGCAGAATAATTACCGAGAGGCATTAGCCACCTTAGCTAACTACGGTTTAAAACTGGGCGATACCAGTTACCGCTCAGACATAGCCCGCGACCGCGTGCTTGAGGTACGTTTTGGTGGTAAAGTGATTGGCCCGGGCACAAAGCTGCCAAAAGGGTCGTCGGTTGACCTGGTGTTGGGCGACGGACAAGGTGCCAGTGAGGTGGATATCCCTGACCTGCTGAACCAGGATTTGGATGCCGCCCGTTTTGCTATAAAAGGAGCGGGGCTTACCCTGGGTACGGTTACCTACGAGGGTACTATAACCGATTCATCAAACGTTATCATCGTAGCGCAGTCACCTATGCCCACTGATTCGGCATCTAAAACCAGTATAGGCACGCGTATCAATGTAACGGTATCACAAGGTAACGCAACGCCACTACCATCTGATGAGCAAAACTAA